The Microbacterium paraoxydans genome includes a window with the following:
- a CDS encoding aminoglycoside phosphotransferase family protein: MNRPVDIDERLVADLIAEQFPRWAHLPVRAVARQGWDNRTFRLGDELSVRLPRAEAYAAAVPKESGALEFLDGRLPVAVPSVVALGAPGPGYPFPWSIRRWLDGDTVERAAGLDRVRLAVDLGALLRTVRSLPVDAGWAAGRHSFFRGSHPSVYSDEVHAALQRLDGILDAELCRSVWLDATSSAWESSPVWFHGDVAVGNLLVSDGRLSAMIDFGTCGVGDPACDLVMAWTYFDGDARDTFRDAVDLDAATWRRARGWALWKALVTLSDGSGPGGDDSRRVLHKVLTSPL, translated from the coding sequence GTGAACCGACCGGTCGACATCGATGAGCGGCTCGTCGCCGACCTCATCGCGGAGCAGTTCCCCCGCTGGGCGCACCTGCCCGTCCGCGCCGTGGCGCGTCAGGGATGGGACAACAGGACGTTCCGTCTCGGCGACGAGTTGTCGGTGCGACTTCCTCGTGCCGAGGCCTACGCCGCGGCCGTGCCGAAGGAGAGCGGAGCGCTCGAGTTCCTCGACGGAAGGCTTCCCGTCGCCGTTCCCTCCGTCGTGGCGCTGGGGGCGCCAGGCCCGGGCTACCCGTTTCCGTGGTCGATCCGCCGGTGGCTCGACGGCGACACCGTCGAGCGCGCCGCGGGTCTCGATCGCGTTCGCCTCGCCGTCGATCTCGGGGCTCTTCTCCGCACCGTGAGATCCCTGCCCGTGGACGCGGGCTGGGCGGCCGGTCGGCACTCGTTCTTCCGCGGTTCGCATCCGAGCGTCTACAGCGATGAGGTCCACGCCGCGCTCCAGCGGCTTGACGGCATCCTGGACGCGGAACTCTGCCGGAGCGTCTGGCTCGACGCGACGAGCAGCGCGTGGGAGTCCTCGCCGGTCTGGTTCCACGGCGACGTCGCCGTCGGCAACCTGCTCGTCAGCGACGGCCGCCTGTCGGCCATGATCGACTTCGGCACCTGCGGCGTCGGCGATCCGGCGTGCGACCTCGTCATGGCATGGACGTACTTCGACGGGGACGCGCGCGATACGTTCCGCGACGCCGTCGACCTCGATGCCGCGACCTGGCGACGGGCTCGCGGCTGGGCACTCTGGAAGGCCCTGGTGACTCTCTCCGACGGGTCAGGGCCGGGCGGCGACGACAGCCGACGCGTGCTCCACAAGGTGCTGACCAGCCCGCTCTAG
- a CDS encoding TMEM175 family protein — translation MDTDGRRDRRSPARAGGRADPGRAVAFSDAIIAIVITLLVLDLRPPRAEEGELLPALLEEWPTYLAYAGSYVYLAVIWLNHKAAFTRIRVMDRGLQWANLGILATLALVPWPTAVIAETARTGNLADERVAVALYALVGALLCSAWLVFFSYLARHPDLTQDDVDDSYFAHERPRALIGVALYLAAGVLGVAVHPLVASIVFLLLPAFYGFTSHSHDEGPRLFSLSRR, via the coding sequence ATGGACACGGACGGCCGACGGGACCGGCGCTCGCCGGCGCGTGCCGGGGGACGTGCGGATCCCGGCCGCGCGGTCGCGTTCAGCGATGCGATCATCGCCATCGTCATCACGCTGCTCGTGCTCGATCTCCGACCTCCCCGAGCCGAGGAGGGCGAGCTGCTGCCCGCCCTCCTCGAGGAGTGGCCGACCTATCTGGCGTACGCCGGCTCGTACGTCTATCTCGCGGTGATCTGGCTGAACCACAAGGCCGCCTTCACACGGATCCGGGTGATGGACCGCGGCCTGCAGTGGGCCAACCTCGGCATCCTCGCCACTCTCGCGCTCGTCCCCTGGCCCACCGCGGTGATCGCGGAGACGGCGAGGACCGGGAATCTCGCAGACGAGCGGGTCGCCGTGGCGCTCTACGCTCTCGTCGGGGCTCTGCTGTGCTCCGCGTGGCTGGTCTTCTTCTCGTACCTGGCTCGTCACCCCGACCTCACGCAGGACGACGTCGACGACTCCTACTTCGCCCACGAGCGCCCGCGCGCGCTCATCGGAGTCGCCCTGTACCTCGCCGCCGGGGTTCTCGGCGTCGCCGTACACCCGCTCGTCGCGTCGATCGTCTTCCTGCTCCTCCCGGCGTTCTACGGCTTCACGAGCCACAGTCACGACGAGGGGCCCCGGCTGTTCTCCTTGTCCCGCCGTTAG
- a CDS encoding glutathione-independent formaldehyde dehydrogenase, which produces MRAVVYEGPHTVSVTDVPDARIERPTDVLVRITTTNICGSDLHMYEGRTSFETGRWFGHENLGEVIEVGEGVDKVKVGDYVALPFNVACGHCKNCERGFTNYCLTAQPVPEWAGAAYGFADMGPWAGGQAELLRVPWGDFNCLRLGEDAEEKQNDYVMLADIFPTGYHATELAHVKPGDQTVIYGAGPVGYMAAYSAILKGAGKVMVVDRHPDRLRTIEELGAIAIDDSAVDPVEAVNEMTMGLGADNGCECVGYQAHDPSGTEDPTLTLNRLVRSVRFTGEIGVVGVFIPQDPGATDELAKQGKLAFDFGEFWFRGQKLGSGQCPVKKYNRRLRDLIAGGKATPSRVVSHDLPLEEAPQAYEHFDNRDDGWTKVVLHPDRTSTAA; this is translated from the coding sequence ATGAGAGCAGTAGTGTACGAAGGCCCGCATACGGTGAGCGTCACCGATGTACCGGATGCCCGTATCGAACGCCCCACCGACGTGCTCGTGCGCATCACCACGACGAACATCTGCGGTTCGGACCTGCACATGTACGAGGGCCGGACGAGTTTCGAGACCGGCCGATGGTTCGGCCATGAGAACCTCGGCGAGGTCATCGAGGTCGGCGAGGGCGTCGACAAGGTGAAGGTCGGCGACTACGTCGCGCTGCCCTTCAACGTCGCCTGCGGGCACTGCAAGAACTGCGAGCGCGGGTTCACCAACTACTGTCTCACCGCGCAGCCCGTCCCGGAGTGGGCGGGAGCCGCCTACGGCTTCGCCGACATGGGGCCGTGGGCCGGCGGTCAGGCCGAGCTCCTCCGGGTGCCGTGGGGCGACTTCAACTGTCTCCGCCTGGGAGAGGACGCCGAGGAGAAGCAGAACGACTACGTGATGCTCGCGGACATCTTCCCCACCGGCTATCACGCCACGGAGCTCGCCCACGTGAAGCCCGGGGACCAGACCGTGATCTACGGCGCGGGCCCCGTCGGCTACATGGCCGCCTACTCCGCGATCCTCAAGGGGGCCGGAAAGGTCATGGTCGTGGACCGGCATCCCGACCGCCTGCGCACGATCGAGGAGCTCGGCGCGATCGCCATCGACGACTCCGCGGTGGACCCCGTCGAGGCGGTCAACGAGATGACGATGGGCCTGGGCGCCGATAACGGCTGCGAATGCGTCGGCTATCAGGCGCACGATCCGAGCGGCACCGAGGACCCGACCCTCACCCTGAACCGGCTCGTGAGGTCGGTCCGGTTCACGGGCGAGATCGGCGTCGTGGGAGTGTTCATCCCGCAGGACCCGGGCGCCACGGATGAGCTGGCGAAGCAGGGCAAGCTCGCCTTCGACTTCGGGGAGTTCTGGTTCCGCGGCCAGAAGCTCGGGAGCGGTCAGTGTCCGGTGAAGAAGTACAACCGACGACTGCGCGACCTGATCGCCGGCGGCAAGGCGACGCCCTCCCGCGTGGTCAGCCACGATCTGCCTCTCGAAGAGGCACCGCAGGCGTACGAGCACTTCGACAATCGGGACGACGGCTGGACGAAGGTCGTGCTGCACCCGGATCGCACTTCGACGGCGGCGTGA
- a CDS encoding carbon-nitrogen hydrolase family protein produces MSENTAVPVAVCQFAPTDSREANRERIAELATEAARLGAKLIVFPEYSSYFVDPMDERLAANAEGLDGEFVTGLIGLAAELAVVIVAGVTERASDEGRVRNSVVAVRGDGILAVYRKQHLYDAFGQTESDWVEPGEIGEPAVFEVGGLRFGLMTCYDLRFPELSRLLAVAGADALVVPAEWVRGPLKEQHWTTLLAARAIENTVFVIAADHPAPIGVGHSRIVDPQGVVRAGIGSEPGVALGVVDGAAIARVRATNPSLRARRYAVVPR; encoded by the coding sequence ATGTCTGAGAACACCGCCGTGCCCGTCGCCGTGTGCCAGTTCGCCCCCACGGATTCCCGCGAGGCCAACCGGGAACGGATCGCGGAGCTGGCGACGGAGGCCGCGCGCCTCGGGGCGAAGCTGATCGTGTTCCCCGAGTACTCGAGCTACTTCGTCGACCCGATGGACGAACGCCTCGCGGCGAATGCGGAGGGTCTCGACGGCGAGTTCGTGACCGGGCTGATCGGTCTGGCCGCGGAGCTCGCCGTCGTCATCGTCGCGGGCGTCACGGAGAGGGCCTCGGACGAGGGGCGCGTGCGCAACAGCGTCGTCGCCGTGCGCGGCGACGGCATCCTCGCGGTCTACCGGAAGCAGCACCTCTACGACGCGTTCGGGCAGACCGAGTCGGACTGGGTGGAGCCGGGGGAGATCGGCGAGCCCGCGGTGTTCGAGGTCGGCGGACTGCGCTTCGGGCTGATGACCTGCTACGACCTGCGGTTCCCCGAGCTGTCGCGGCTTCTCGCGGTCGCCGGTGCCGATGCGCTCGTGGTGCCCGCGGAGTGGGTGCGCGGACCGCTCAAGGAGCAGCACTGGACCACCCTGCTCGCCGCGCGGGCCATCGAGAACACGGTGTTCGTGATCGCCGCCGACCACCCGGCGCCGATCGGCGTGGGCCACTCGCGCATCGTCGACCCGCAGGGCGTCGTCCGCGCCGGCATCGGCTCCGAGCCCGGAGTGGCCCTCGGCGTGGTCGACGGCGCGGCGATCGCCCGCGTCCGTGCGACCAATCCCTCGCTGCGGGCCCGCCGCTACGCTGTGGTGCCGCGCTGA
- a CDS encoding aminotransferase class I/II-fold pyridoxal phosphate-dependent enzyme, with translation MSVIPGAWRRTAAGAGLLDADGTVAPTIFAEMSAAAVRTGAINLGQGFPDEDGPEAVLDAARAAIADGVNQYPPGRGFPDLLTAIAEHQRRFYGLEVDPGTEVIVTAGATEALTATLLALIDGSEDEVVVFEPYYDSYAAAVALAGARLRTVPLRAPGFQPDLDQLAEAVTDRTRIILVNDPHNPTGAVFDEEVRREVVRLAARHDAVIVTDEVYEHLTFDAPHVPIATLPGAAERTLTISSAGKTFSTTGWKIGWVHGPAALITAVLTVKQYLTYVNGAPFQPAVAVGLRLDDAFFTDAAAVLARKHAILGDGLRAAGFTVHAPQGGYFTVADATALGGADAAGFCRTLPDRAGVVAIPLTAFVSPAQRSAYAGLVRFAACKRIDVLEEAAARLAGLNP, from the coding sequence ATGAGTGTCATCCCCGGCGCATGGCGTCGCACGGCGGCCGGTGCCGGTCTGCTCGACGCGGACGGAACCGTCGCGCCCACCATCTTCGCAGAGATGTCCGCCGCGGCGGTCAGAACCGGAGCCATCAACCTGGGGCAGGGCTTCCCGGATGAGGACGGCCCGGAGGCGGTGCTCGACGCCGCACGCGCCGCGATCGCCGACGGGGTCAACCAGTACCCGCCGGGACGCGGGTTCCCCGACCTCCTGACGGCCATCGCCGAGCACCAACGGCGGTTCTACGGACTCGAGGTGGACCCGGGCACCGAGGTCATCGTGACGGCCGGCGCCACCGAGGCCCTCACCGCGACCCTGCTCGCCCTCATCGACGGGTCGGAGGACGAGGTCGTCGTCTTCGAGCCCTACTACGACTCGTACGCCGCCGCGGTGGCGCTCGCGGGTGCCCGGCTCCGGACGGTGCCCCTGCGGGCGCCCGGGTTCCAGCCCGACCTGGATCAGCTGGCGGAGGCCGTCACGGACCGGACCAGGATCATCCTCGTCAACGACCCGCACAACCCCACCGGAGCCGTCTTCGACGAGGAGGTGCGCCGCGAGGTGGTGCGCCTGGCCGCGCGGCACGACGCCGTGATCGTCACCGACGAGGTGTACGAGCACCTCACCTTCGACGCCCCGCACGTCCCGATCGCCACCCTGCCCGGTGCCGCGGAGCGGACGCTCACCATCTCATCGGCGGGGAAGACCTTCTCGACCACGGGGTGGAAGATCGGCTGGGTGCACGGCCCCGCCGCACTCATCACGGCCGTCCTGACCGTCAAGCAGTACCTCACCTACGTCAACGGCGCCCCCTTCCAGCCCGCCGTCGCCGTCGGGCTCCGCCTCGACGACGCGTTCTTCACGGACGCGGCAGCCGTGCTCGCCCGCAAGCACGCGATCCTCGGCGACGGTCTCCGCGCCGCCGGCTTCACGGTCCACGCACCGCAGGGCGGCTACTTCACGGTGGCCGATGCGACGGCGCTCGGCGGCGCCGATGCGGCGGGCTTCTGCCGCACGCTTCCTGACCGGGCCGGCGTCGTCGCGATCCCGCTCACTGCCTTCGTGTCCCCCGCGCAGCGCTCGGCGTACGCGGGGCTCGTGCGTTTCGCGGCGTGCAAGCGCATCGATGTCCTCGAGGAGGCGGCGGCGCGCCTCGCCGGCCTGAACCCGTGA